In the genome of Desulfuromonas sp. DDH964, one region contains:
- a CDS encoding alpha/beta fold hydrolase — protein MRRHLLADGRNLAWRQQGSGAPLVLLHGWSMSSAVFGEVLPLLGARRLALAPDLRGHGDSSPGPGYALDDFAADLEGWLLASGHRQIDLLGWSLGGQVAIRLARRRRIEVRALLLVATTPKFVAAGDWPHGLPAGQVRVMARDLVRAYAKTQGDFFQLQFAGEAIPRQRLREIVSFAVRGGKLAPVEVALAALETLKEGDLRPELTELPCPVLVQQGELDRITLPGAAAALAATSARGLLELLPERGHAPFLSAPQQSVETWEAFLS, from the coding sequence GTGAGGCGGCATCTTCTCGCCGATGGCCGCAACCTGGCCTGGCGCCAGCAGGGGAGCGGTGCGCCGCTGGTGCTACTGCATGGCTGGTCGATGTCATCGGCGGTCTTTGGCGAGGTGCTGCCCCTGCTCGGGGCGAGGCGCCTGGCCCTCGCTCCCGACCTGCGCGGGCACGGGGACTCCTCCCCGGGGCCCGGCTACGCCCTCGACGATTTTGCCGCCGATCTCGAAGGTTGGCTGCTCGCCAGCGGGCATCGGCAGATCGATCTCCTCGGCTGGTCCCTCGGCGGCCAGGTGGCGATCCGCCTGGCGCGCCGTCGTCGGATCGAGGTCAGGGCGCTGCTGCTGGTAGCAACAACACCGAAATTTGTCGCCGCCGGCGACTGGCCCCACGGCCTCCCGGCCGGGCAGGTTCGGGTCATGGCCCGCGACCTCGTCCGTGCCTATGCCAAGACCCAGGGCGACTTCTTTCAGCTCCAGTTTGCCGGCGAAGCGATTCCGCGCCAGCGGCTGCGCGAAATTGTCTCCTTTGCCGTTCGGGGCGGGAAACTGGCCCCCGTGGAGGTGGCGCTCGCCGCGCTAGAGACCCTGAAGGAGGGCGACCTGCGCCCGGAGCTGACCGAGCTTCCCTGCCCGGTCCTGGTCCAGCAGGGAGAACTCGACCGCATCACCCTGCCGGGTGCAGCCGCGGCTCTCGCCGCCACCTCTGCCCGGGGGCTCCTGGAGCTGCTGCCGGAGCGTGGTCACGCCCCCTTCCTCAGTGCCCCGCAGCAGAGCGTCGAAACCTGGGAGGCGTTCCTGTCATGA
- the bioF gene encoding 8-amino-7-oxononanoate synthase: MEKWRRELEALRADGMYRSLRTVDGPQQSRVMVEGRELLLLCSNNYLGLANHPALIEAACAATARYGAGSGASRLVSGSMRPHVRLEEALAAFKGCEGALLFNSGYAANTGILQGLFGPGDVIFSDALNHASLIDGCRLSGARTVVYPHADCAALEALLATEAPQRKGRWLIVSDGVFSMDGDLAPLPELVRLKERFSALLMIDDAHGTGVLGPHGRGTAEHFGCLDQVDLHMGTLGKGLGAAGAYLAAARPVIDILINRSRPFIFSTSLPPAVAAAAEAALAIVASDEGARLRRQLEENRRRFSAVLSAAGLDLLGSTTQIVPVLTGEPQPTMAAANRLFERGIFLQGIRPPTVPVGKCRLRATVMANHDPAELERAAAAIVATLENLP; this comes from the coding sequence ATGGAAAAGTGGCGCCGTGAACTGGAAGCCTTGCGCGCCGACGGCATGTACCGCTCGCTGCGCACCGTCGACGGCCCCCAGCAAAGCCGGGTCATGGTCGAGGGACGCGAGCTCCTTCTCCTTTGCTCCAACAACTACCTCGGGCTCGCCAACCATCCGGCGCTGATCGAGGCGGCCTGCGCGGCGACCGCCCGCTATGGCGCCGGGTCCGGCGCCAGTCGCCTGGTCTCCGGCTCGATGCGCCCCCATGTGCGTCTCGAAGAGGCCCTGGCCGCTTTCAAGGGGTGCGAAGGGGCGCTCCTCTTCAATTCCGGCTATGCCGCCAACACCGGGATTCTGCAGGGGCTGTTCGGCCCCGGTGACGTGATCTTCTCCGATGCCCTGAACCACGCCTCGCTGATCGACGGCTGCCGCCTGTCCGGAGCCCGCACTGTTGTCTATCCCCACGCCGACTGCGCCGCCCTGGAAGCCCTGCTCGCTACCGAGGCGCCGCAGCGCAAGGGGCGCTGGCTCATCGTCAGTGACGGCGTCTTCAGCATGGACGGCGATCTGGCTCCACTCCCCGAGTTGGTCCGCCTCAAGGAACGCTTCTCCGCCCTGCTGATGATCGACGATGCCCACGGCACCGGGGTACTCGGTCCCCATGGTCGCGGCACGGCCGAGCATTTCGGCTGCCTCGACCAGGTCGACCTGCACATGGGAACCCTGGGCAAGGGGCTCGGTGCGGCCGGCGCCTACCTCGCGGCGGCGCGGCCGGTGATCGATATCCTGATCAACCGCAGCCGTCCCTTCATCTTCTCCACCAGCCTGCCGCCGGCGGTTGCCGCGGCGGCCGAAGCGGCGCTGGCCATCGTCGCCAGCGACGAAGGCGCCCGCCTGCGTCGGCAGCTGGAAGAGAACCGTCGCCGTTTCAGCGCGGTGCTGAGCGCCGCCGGTCTCGACCTGCTCGGCAGTACCACGCAGATCGTGCCGGTGCTGACCGGGGAGCCGCAACCGACCATGGCAGCCGCCAACCGTCTCTTCGAACGCGGTATCTTCCTGCAGGGGATCCGGCCGCCCACCGTCCCGGTCGGCAAATGCCGGCTGCGGGCGACGGTCATGGCGAACCACGATCCTGCCGAACTGGAGCGGGCCGCGGCAGCGATCGTCGCCACCCTGGAGAACCTGCCGTGA
- a CDS encoding 6-carboxyhexanoate--CoA ligase, translated as MNPTLYSLRMHSTREGKHISGAERIVPAEELARAGRDLLQRALDHTRGAADELRLSAEALDPAKIRYGRLPQVRTLPVADYQAGRRLAVDLLIKAGVSRLAVDQALAALVAGPAPGGVSMRGAMLVDADSGARLEADPARGVRASRMDLTRSADRMLRRRLARVGLNNPHVREALVLAAKVLAAPGIVAELCWSDDPDYPAGYVATAVDGYLRLPHLKPLGEERGGRAFFWRSGTASLEETVTFLERQVLLIDQVGTIARPPAQES; from the coding sequence ATGAATCCGACCCTTTACAGCCTGCGCATGCACAGCACCCGGGAGGGAAAACATATCTCCGGCGCCGAAAGGATCGTGCCTGCCGAAGAGCTGGCGCGCGCCGGCAGGGACCTGCTGCAACGGGCTCTGGACCACACCCGCGGTGCTGCTGACGAACTGCGCCTGAGTGCCGAGGCGCTTGATCCGGCAAAGATTCGCTACGGGCGCCTGCCCCAAGTACGGACGCTCCCCGTTGCCGATTACCAGGCCGGTCGCCGCCTAGCGGTCGATCTCCTGATCAAGGCCGGCGTCAGCAGGCTGGCCGTCGATCAGGCGCTGGCGGCGCTGGTCGCCGGTCCTGCCCCGGGCGGCGTCAGCATGCGCGGCGCGATGCTGGTCGACGCCGACAGCGGCGCCCGGCTCGAGGCGGACCCTGCCCGCGGGGTTCGCGCCAGCCGCATGGACCTGACCCGGTCGGCGGATCGTATGCTGCGCCGTCGCCTCGCCCGGGTCGGTCTGAACAACCCCCACGTTCGCGAGGCCCTGGTCCTCGCCGCCAAGGTCCTGGCAGCCCCGGGGATCGTCGCCGAGCTCTGCTGGTCCGATGATCCCGATTACCCGGCCGGTTACGTGGCGACGGCAGTGGACGGTTACCTGCGCCTGCCCCACCTCAAGCCACTCGGCGAAGAGCGCGGCGGTCGCGCCTTTTTCTGGCGTTCCGGCACCGCCAGCCTGGAGGAGACGGTGACCTTTCTCGAACGCCAGGTGCTGCTCATTGACCAGGTCGGCACCATCGCCCGCCCTCCGGCGCAGGAGTCCTGA
- the ccsA gene encoding cytochrome c biogenesis protein CcsA → MLLLTRILLAAAFASYLLAVILYLLQLRYRNRGLVRNALRLIGLGFLLQSICLAQRWWLAGFLPVTNLFATQFFFSWALAATFLYFELRYRIGATGLFVMFLNLLLLGSALPRDPAIPPLIPSLDTPLFTLHIGFSFFGYAFFAMAFSLGVLYLVQKRWHSPLLPGLPELRRLNEEAIFLGFCLFTFCMLWGSLWAYIAWGFYFSWNVKAVWSFIVWLFYAGMCHAKFVRRWQGTGYAWLSIAGFAVVLFTYLGIGLLLTSNHPLD, encoded by the coding sequence ATGTTGCTGTTGACCCGCATTCTGCTTGCCGCCGCCTTCGCCAGTTACCTGCTGGCGGTCATCCTTTACCTGCTGCAACTGCGGTATCGAAACCGGGGGCTGGTGCGCAACGCCCTGCGCCTGATTGGCCTTGGTTTCCTTCTGCAGAGCATCTGCCTGGCACAGCGCTGGTGGCTGGCCGGGTTCCTGCCGGTGACCAACCTCTTCGCGACCCAGTTCTTTTTCAGCTGGGCCCTCGCCGCGACCTTTCTTTACTTCGAACTGCGCTACCGCATCGGTGCGACCGGCCTCTTCGTCATGTTCCTCAACCTGCTCCTGCTCGGCAGCGCGCTCCCCCGCGACCCGGCGATTCCGCCGCTGATCCCGAGCCTCGATACCCCGCTCTTCACCCTGCACATCGGCTTTTCTTTCTTCGGCTACGCCTTCTTTGCCATGGCCTTTTCCCTCGGCGTTCTCTACCTGGTCCAAAAACGCTGGCATTCGCCGCTCCTGCCCGGCCTCCCCGAGTTGCGCCGCCTCAACGAAGAGGCGATCTTTCTCGGATTCTGCCTCTTCACCTTCTGCATGCTCTGGGGGAGCCTCTGGGCCTACATCGCCTGGGGCTTCTATTTTTCCTGGAACGTCAAGGCGGTCTGGTCCTTCATCGTCTGGCTCTTCTACGCTGGTATGTGCCACGCCAAGTTCGTCCGCCGCTGGCAGGGGACTGGTTACGCCTGGCTGTCGATCGCCGGGTTCGCCGTCGTTCTCTTCACCTACCTCGGCATCGGCCTGCTGCTGACCAGCAACCACCCCCTGGATTGA
- a CDS encoding cytochrome c biogenesis protein ResB, with the protein MPTLRQKIWDYCISLKLTILLASLATLLTMGGSLLIHFLPGIFGNLDQVPLGAWFLGRGREHPFFAAWLAALVLLMGLLALNTGCCFLDWLIRLRSRWRKSGEYLLHLGFLLIVCAYLWGGMTGSRQSGLRFSPGAPVPLPGQAGLYLRLDQFDPVFRDGRPIDMISKVTLLQGDSPLSSAAIRINHPLIWKDLVILPESFGQQPTGFRFLLGNGAEVELRPGSRHDLGGDRALLVRGFLPDASIGSDGRAYARSENLGDPALLLQLVTADRLLWQGWYPLRQGLPRAAAVAGLQMTPLAPIFQTYAVLTVNSDPGAHLALAGAAAMLTGVSLALVSFYRKRRRGDRPDIG; encoded by the coding sequence ATGCCGACGCTGCGCCAGAAGATATGGGACTATTGCATTTCCCTCAAGCTGACGATCCTCCTCGCCAGCCTCGCAACCCTGCTCACCATGGGCGGTTCCCTGCTGATCCATTTCCTGCCCGGCATCTTCGGCAACCTCGATCAGGTTCCTCTCGGCGCCTGGTTCCTCGGTCGCGGCCGCGAGCATCCCTTCTTCGCCGCCTGGCTTGCGGCCCTGGTGCTGCTGATGGGGCTGCTGGCACTCAACACCGGCTGCTGTTTCCTCGACTGGCTGATCAGGCTGCGCAGCCGCTGGCGCAAAAGTGGTGAGTATCTGCTCCATCTCGGCTTTCTTCTGATCGTCTGCGCCTACCTCTGGGGCGGGATGACCGGATCACGGCAGTCCGGTCTGCGCTTTTCCCCGGGGGCCCCGGTCCCGTTGCCGGGGCAGGCCGGGCTCTACCTGCGCCTCGATCAGTTCGATCCGGTCTTTCGCGATGGCCGCCCCATCGACATGATCAGCAAGGTGACCCTGCTGCAGGGAGATTCCCCTCTATCCTCCGCGGCCATTCGCATCAACCACCCATTGATCTGGAAAGACCTGGTTATCCTGCCGGAAAGCTTCGGCCAACAGCCGACCGGCTTTCGCTTCCTGCTCGGCAATGGCGCCGAGGTGGAACTGCGTCCCGGTTCGCGGCACGATCTCGGTGGTGACCGCGCGCTGCTGGTTCGCGGCTTTCTTCCCGATGCCTCGATCGGCAGCGACGGTCGCGCCTATGCCCGCAGCGAGAACCTCGGCGATCCCGCGCTTTTGCTGCAGCTGGTCACCGCCGACCGCCTCCTCTGGCAAGGGTGGTACCCGTTACGGCAGGGACTGCCGCGCGCTGCCGCCGTCGCCGGACTGCAGATGACGCCGCTGGCACCGATATTTCAGACCTATGCGGTGCTGACCGTCAACAGCGACCCGGGCGCGCACCTCGCCCTCGCGGGGGCAGCGGCGATGCTGACCGGCGTCAGCCTGGCCCTCGTCTCCTTCTACCGGAAACGGCGGCGAGGTGACCGACCCGACATTGGCTGA
- a CDS encoding response regulator codes for MMTAAQQQDHVRRLLIVDYSAERRASLRQLLEERQIVALEADSCESALAMLIVEPVALILTETELPNKSGLYLLQKVKQKHPEVEVILLTHNASSYNLLQALRNGAYDFIVRPIDTGEILHNALDRAFSHIQLRQQNNQLLSELAQHNRFLSHSLDMLKALNTSIERVAAATDIETLFMELLTSAVEELHLKRGFLALFDRSSEKLGLKVGAGIPTAICRQYATTIPAGLTTKLASRGKPLLIPGELPSKLQRLADVDELTDLLSSPGLLAAPLTLRDRVVGIVVLSGTRPEHPFTEHEMHFLIQLSHHAALALEKAGIIHQLKRRHSHRGEPG; via the coding sequence ATGATGACCGCTGCGCAGCAACAGGACCACGTCCGGCGGCTGCTGATTGTTGACTACTCCGCCGAACGGCGTGCCAGCCTGCGCCAGCTGTTGGAGGAACGGCAAATTGTTGCGCTGGAGGCCGACAGCTGCGAAAGCGCCCTGGCCATGTTGATCGTGGAACCGGTTGCCCTGATCCTTACCGAGACCGAGCTCCCGAACAAGAGCGGTCTTTATCTGCTGCAGAAGGTGAAGCAGAAGCACCCCGAGGTTGAGGTCATCCTCCTCACCCACAACGCCTCTTCCTATAATCTGCTCCAGGCCCTGCGTAACGGTGCCTACGACTTTATCGTTCGCCCCATTGACACCGGGGAAATCCTGCACAACGCGCTCGACCGGGCCTTCAGCCACATCCAACTGCGGCAGCAGAACAACCAGCTCCTCAGCGAGCTGGCCCAGCACAACCGCTTTCTGAGCCACAGCCTGGACATGCTAAAAGCCCTCAATACCTCCATCGAGCGGGTGGCCGCGGCCACCGACATCGAAACCCTCTTCATGGAACTGCTCACTTCGGCGGTTGAGGAACTGCACCTGAAACGCGGCTTCCTTGCTCTCTTTGACCGTTCCTCGGAAAAACTCGGGCTCAAGGTCGGCGCCGGTATCCCGACCGCCATCTGCCGCCAGTATGCTACGACCATTCCCGCGGGACTGACCACGAAGCTTGCCAGCCGCGGCAAACCGCTGCTGATTCCGGGAGAATTGCCATCCAAATTGCAGCGCCTGGCCGATGTCGACGAATTGACCGATCTCCTCTCCAGCCCGGGACTCCTCGCTGCACCGCTGACGCTGCGTGACCGGGTTGTCGGCATTGTCGTCCTCTCCGGCACGCGGCCGGAACATCCCTTCACCGAACACGAAATGCATTTCCTGATCCAGCTCTCCCATCACGCGGCCCTGGCTCTCGAAAAGGCCGGCATTATTCACCAGCTCAAGCGGAGACATTCTCACCGGGGGGAACCGGGATGA
- a CDS encoding YqaA family protein produces the protein MELLTASPYFNLFLLSFLAATLIPLGSEWLLLALLIEGYPAPQLLTLATFGNLLGACTTYLVGRGGSDWLVTRVLRISPGQRQRAEGLYQRFGRWSLLLSWLPLIGDPICLAGGMLRVNFGSFLVLAGTGKFFRYLLIALAVQTGNHPI, from the coding sequence ATGGAACTGCTGACGGCCTCTCCCTACTTCAACCTATTCCTTCTCAGCTTTCTCGCCGCCACCCTGATCCCCCTCGGTTCCGAGTGGCTGCTGCTGGCCCTCCTGATCGAGGGATACCCTGCGCCGCAACTCCTCACCCTGGCGACCTTCGGCAACCTCCTTGGCGCCTGCACGACTTATCTGGTCGGCCGCGGCGGCAGCGACTGGCTGGTGACCAGGGTGCTGCGAATCAGCCCCGGGCAGCGCCAACGGGCAGAAGGGCTCTACCAGCGGTTCGGCCGCTGGAGCCTGCTCCTCTCCTGGCTGCCGCTGATCGGCGACCCGATCTGTCTCGCCGGCGGCATGCTGCGCGTCAACTTTGGCTCCTTCCTGGTACTTGCCGGAACCGGCAAATTCTTCCGCTATCTTCTCATCGCCCTCGCTGTTCAGACCGGCAACCACCCGATTTGA
- a CDS encoding sensor histidine kinase, whose product MHVRNAATLSEAVLGEPHEVLLRLLSLALLLGFGWLFRNSLRKNRRLTADLTRALDEASLARQRSDGVLAAIGDGVSIQGTDFRILYQNAAHRELVQGDFVGRFCYQAYDHQEQVCNNCPVARTFADGGIHRLEKRLEGKEGLSHIEILSSPLRNAAGEIVAGIEVVRDISLSKAATEEATLRSRFLQRLIDTIPNPLFYKDSAGRYQGCNQAFLDLHGLTREAVVGRQVEDLAPPELAAHYRQQDDALFASGGIQSYEEQVCCGDGQVRDFVFSKATYGPEKGPPAGLVGVMVDLTARKQTEREIRQLNLELQRQAAELAASNRELEAFGYSLSHDLRNPLSRVSLAAEILEERAFSQLDETGQYCLVRIREGCDSMTMLSDALLRLSRLTLSELKREEVDLAAVARRIFKGLTQEETGRQSRFIAPANLIVEGDPQMLGVLLENLIGNAWKYTRDEELARIELGRREREDGPVYFLCDNGTGFDMAQAGDLFQPFRRLHSQEQYPGAGIGLATVKRVVERHGGQVWAESAPGNGSCFFFSLLPPAG is encoded by the coding sequence ATGCATGTCCGCAATGCCGCCACCTTGTCCGAGGCTGTCCTCGGTGAACCCCACGAGGTGCTGCTCCGGCTCCTTTCCCTCGCCCTGCTCCTCGGATTCGGCTGGTTGTTCCGCAACAGTCTGCGGAAGAACCGCCGTCTGACCGCCGATTTGACCCGCGCCCTCGATGAGGCCTCTCTGGCCCGCCAACGCAGTGACGGAGTGCTTGCCGCCATCGGTGATGGTGTCAGCATCCAGGGGACCGATTTTCGCATTCTCTACCAGAACGCCGCCCACCGGGAATTGGTCCAGGGCGATTTCGTCGGCCGCTTCTGCTATCAGGCCTACGACCACCAGGAACAGGTCTGCAACAACTGCCCGGTGGCACGGACCTTTGCCGACGGGGGAATTCACCGGTTGGAGAAGCGCCTGGAGGGAAAAGAGGGTCTGTCGCACATCGAGATTCTCTCTTCGCCCCTGCGTAACGCCGCCGGGGAGATTGTCGCCGGCATTGAGGTCGTCCGGGATATCAGCCTCAGCAAGGCGGCGACAGAAGAGGCGACCCTCCGCAGCCGATTTCTCCAAAGGCTCATCGATACCATTCCCAATCCCCTTTTCTACAAAGACAGCGCCGGCCGCTACCAGGGGTGCAACCAGGCGTTTCTCGACCTGCATGGCCTGACCCGGGAGGCTGTGGTCGGCCGCCAGGTGGAGGATCTCGCTCCCCCCGAGCTGGCCGCCCATTATCGCCAGCAGGACGATGCTCTCTTTGCCAGCGGCGGAATTCAAAGCTACGAGGAGCAGGTCTGTTGCGGTGATGGCCAGGTACGCGATTTTGTCTTCTCCAAGGCGACCTACGGTCCGGAGAAGGGGCCGCCTGCCGGCCTGGTTGGTGTCATGGTCGATCTGACGGCACGAAAACAGACGGAACGGGAAATCCGCCAGCTGAACCTCGAATTGCAGCGCCAGGCAGCAGAACTGGCCGCCAGCAACCGGGAACTGGAAGCCTTTGGCTACAGCCTCAGCCACGACCTGCGCAATCCCCTTTCCCGGGTCAGTCTTGCGGCGGAAATCCTCGAGGAGAGGGCCTTCTCCCAACTCGACGAGACCGGGCAATACTGCCTGGTTCGGATCCGGGAGGGGTGCGATTCGATGACGATGCTGAGTGATGCCCTGCTGCGTCTCTCCCGGCTGACTTTGAGCGAGTTGAAGCGGGAGGAGGTCGACCTGGCTGCCGTAGCACGCCGGATATTCAAGGGACTGACCCAGGAGGAAACGGGGCGCCAGAGTAGATTCATCGCTCCCGCTAATCTGATTGTCGAGGGAGACCCCCAGATGCTGGGGGTGTTGCTGGAGAATCTCATCGGCAATGCCTGGAAGTATACGCGCGATGAAGAGCTGGCGCGGATTGAGCTGGGGCGCCGGGAGCGGGAAGATGGACCGGTCTATTTCCTTTGCGACAACGGGACGGGATTTGATATGGCCCAGGCCGGCGACTTGTTTCAACCCTTTCGGCGGCTGCACAGCCAGGAACAGTATCCCGGCGCCGGCATCGGGCTGGCCACGGTAAAACGGGTGGTTGAACGTCATGGTGGCCAGGTCTGGGCGGAGAGTGCACCGGGAAACGGCAGCTGTTTTTTCTTTTCGTTGCTGCCGCCCGCCGGGTGA
- the dxs gene encoding 1-deoxy-D-xylulose-5-phosphate synthase gives MTEILSRLQSPAELKGFTLAELETLAGELRQTIIATVASNGGHLASSLGVVELTIALHRVLDTPKDKIVWDVGHQAYAHKLLTGRLDRFHTLRQLDGISGFPKRMESPYDAFDVGHSSTSISAALGMAAARDALGGTEKVVAIIGDGSLTAGLAFEGLNQAGHLKKDLVVILNDNEMSISQNVGALSSFLSRKMTSDLFVRFRRETEHLLGTVPRFGKDLVNLARRAEESVKGFLTPGMLFEAFGFDYVGPIDGHQLDDLVETLGNVVRLKGPRLVHVVTKKGKGYAAAERSPSVFHGVGPFDPESGVVAAGKGGAKSFTGVFGETLCAMADRDQRVVAITAAMPDGTGLSRFAERHPDRFFDVGIAEQHAVTFAAGLACQGLRPVVALYSTFLQRAYDNVLHDVCLQNLPVTFAMDRGGLVGADGPTHHGVFDLSYLRHIPNLTFAVPRDELQLQRLMVTALAAEGPFAYRYPRGKGLGLELASDPQLLPVGRGEKLRAGDSGVVFALGTMVEPALRAAETLAAEGISLAVVDPCFVKPLDRELLLTEAQRTGKVITIEENALQGGFGSAVLELFADAGVTLPVLRLGLPDHFVEQGSQAELLARYGLDAAGITNAVRPFLQQSGAQVVSR, from the coding sequence ATGACGGAAATCCTCTCCCGTTTACAGTCTCCCGCCGAGCTCAAGGGCTTCACCCTGGCCGAGCTCGAAACTCTTGCCGGGGAGCTTCGCCAGACGATCATTGCCACGGTGGCGAGCAACGGCGGTCACCTGGCGAGTTCGCTGGGGGTGGTCGAACTGACCATTGCTCTGCATCGGGTGCTCGATACCCCGAAGGACAAGATTGTCTGGGATGTCGGTCACCAGGCCTATGCGCACAAGCTGTTGACCGGTCGGCTGGATCGTTTTCATACCCTGCGCCAGCTTGACGGCATCAGCGGCTTCCCGAAACGGATGGAGAGCCCCTATGATGCCTTCGATGTCGGCCATTCGAGTACCTCCATTTCGGCGGCGCTGGGGATGGCCGCCGCCCGCGATGCGCTCGGTGGTACCGAAAAGGTGGTGGCGATTATCGGGGACGGCTCGCTCACGGCCGGCCTCGCCTTTGAAGGGCTCAACCAGGCGGGGCACCTGAAGAAGGACCTGGTGGTCATCCTCAACGACAACGAGATGTCCATTTCCCAGAATGTCGGGGCACTCTCTTCGTTCCTCAGTCGCAAGATGACCTCCGATCTCTTCGTCCGTTTCCGGCGGGAAACCGAACACCTGCTCGGCACGGTCCCCCGCTTCGGCAAGGACCTGGTCAACCTGGCCCGCCGGGCCGAGGAGTCGGTCAAGGGGTTTCTCACCCCGGGGATGCTCTTCGAGGCCTTCGGCTTCGATTATGTCGGCCCTATCGACGGCCACCAGCTCGATGATCTGGTCGAGACCCTCGGTAACGTGGTACGCCTGAAGGGGCCACGCCTGGTTCACGTCGTGACCAAGAAGGGGAAGGGGTACGCCGCCGCCGAGCGTTCCCCCTCGGTCTTTCACGGGGTTGGCCCTTTTGACCCCGAGAGCGGGGTCGTTGCCGCTGGCAAGGGGGGGGCGAAGAGCTTTACTGGTGTCTTCGGGGAGACCCTTTGCGCCATGGCCGATCGCGATCAACGGGTGGTGGCGATCACTGCGGCGATGCCCGACGGCACCGGCCTGAGTCGTTTTGCCGAGCGCCATCCGGACCGCTTCTTCGATGTCGGCATTGCCGAGCAGCATGCGGTGACCTTTGCGGCGGGGCTCGCCTGCCAGGGGTTGCGGCCGGTGGTGGCGCTCTATTCCACCTTCCTGCAGCGTGCTTACGACAATGTCCTGCATGACGTCTGCCTGCAAAACCTGCCGGTAACCTTCGCCATGGACCGGGGCGGTTTGGTGGGCGCCGACGGCCCGACGCACCACGGGGTTTTCGACCTCTCCTACCTGCGACACATTCCCAACCTGACCTTCGCCGTCCCCCGCGATGAACTCCAATTGCAGCGCCTCATGGTGACCGCGCTGGCCGCGGAAGGTCCCTTTGCCTACCGTTACCCGCGGGGCAAGGGGCTCGGCCTGGAGCTGGCAAGCGACCCTCAGCTGCTTCCGGTTGGGCGCGGTGAAAAGCTGCGTGCCGGTGATTCCGGGGTTGTTTTTGCTCTCGGCACCATGGTTGAACCGGCCCTGCGGGCGGCGGAGACCCTGGCTGCGGAAGGTATTTCCCTGGCGGTGGTCGACCCCTGTTTCGTCAAACCGCTCGACCGTGAGCTGCTGCTCACCGAGGCTCAGCGAACCGGTAAGGTCATCACCATCGAGGAGAATGCCCTGCAGGGCGGTTTCGGCTCTGCCGTTCTCGAGCTTTTCGCCGACGCCGGGGTCACCCTTCCGGTTCTGCGCCTCGGGCTCCCCGACCACTTCGTCGAGCAGGGGAGCCAGGCCGAACTTCTGGCCCGCTATGGTCTCGATGCCGCTGGGATTACCAACGCCGTTCGACCTTTTCTGCAACAGTCGGGCGCGCAGGTGGTTTCCCGCTAA
- a CDS encoding polyprenyl synthetase family protein has translation MDLKAYLAERQLRVDQALDRYLPAADTLPASLHQAMRYSVFAGGKRVRPLLMIAACEAVGGDPELVLPAACAMEMIHTYSLIHDDLPAMDDDDFRRGRPTSHKVYGEATAILAGDGLLTEAFILLSNPDLQEAVPVAIVRQVIHVMARCAGSLGMVGGQVVDMESEGKEVNLPTLEYIHTHKTGALILAAVQCGGLLGGASDSAFQALSRYGEAAGLAFQVADDILDVVGDQAEIGKDVGSDAARGKVTYVALLGLEPARQRARELRDRAVAAIEPLGDAAEPLRQIAHYIVNRSS, from the coding sequence ATGGATCTCAAAGCTTACCTGGCCGAACGGCAGCTGCGGGTCGACCAGGCCCTTGATCGCTACCTCCCCGCCGCCGACACCCTCCCGGCCAGCCTCCATCAGGCGATGCGCTACTCGGTCTTTGCCGGCGGCAAGCGGGTGCGGCCGCTGCTGATGATTGCCGCCTGCGAGGCGGTCGGCGGCGATCCCGAACTGGTCCTGCCGGCGGCCTGCGCCATGGAGATGATCCACACCTATTCCCTTATCCATGATGATCTGCCGGCGATGGATGACGACGATTTCCGGCGCGGCCGTCCGACCAGTCACAAGGTATACGGTGAGGCAACGGCAATCCTCGCCGGTGACGGCCTGCTGACCGAGGCCTTCATCCTGCTCAGCAATCCTGACCTGCAGGAGGCGGTCCCCGTCGCGATCGTTCGCCAGGTGATCCATGTCATGGCCCGCTGTGCCGGCAGCCTCGGCATGGTCGGTGGACAGGTCGTCGACATGGAATCGGAAGGGAAGGAGGTCAATCTGCCGACCCTCGAATATATCCACACCCACAAGACCGGCGCCCTGATTCTTGCTGCAGTTCAGTGCGGCGGTCTGCTTGGCGGCGCCTCGGACTCCGCCTTCCAGGCGCTGAGCCGCTACGGTGAGGCCGCCGGCCTCGCCTTCCAGGTGGCCGACGATATCCTTGACGTCGTCGGCGACCAGGCCGAAATCGGCAAGGATGTCGGCAGCGACGCCGCCCGCGGCAAGGTGACCTATGTCGCCCTGCTCGGGCTGGAGCCGGCGCGGCAACGGGCCCGGGAACTGCGCGATCGCGCGGTTGCCGCCATCGAACCCCTCGGTGATGCGGCCGAGCCTCTGCGGCAGATTGCCCATTACATCGTCAACCGCAGTTCGTAA